A genome region from Gadus chalcogrammus isolate NIFS_2021 chromosome 7, NIFS_Gcha_1.0, whole genome shotgun sequence includes the following:
- the LOC130386577 gene encoding transforming growth factor beta activator LRRC32-like: protein MKLSDSQRKVSNIMAGFHLLFTVVLGHVLGSLPATSPPHLPSPCLVDDMEVFCDGRNLRSAPADLPLGIQKLDLSRNIFQNLTRETLAIQPTIHHLNLRSNKILFIERGLFKGMKHLKFLDLSKNSLDVFAMSKSSIGKLGAVESLDLSGNGLHTGMTKYFLRDSSSLVNLSLNSNSLTKIAKDTFTGSPSLRKVSLHNNVILEIEDGAFNVLFRLTELDLSKNSITCITDFDLSQLQILNLSKNSLEAFQTVYSDSDYELVSLDLSQNKIHYFPLVPRRNKLAYLDVSRNKLQGVNTTGTAEEIGNFREQSLAHNESGQYLMHQDFPSLNYLDLSYNQMKTIPQSFFNSMVQLEHLNISNNCIGSFLVEEENGLNNLKVLDLSYNSLRDMSFGKNTLLALEELFLQGNLLTTIEPHTFQGRPRLKYLLLQQNNLHICPSNAESSFSNNHKHHQGCVAFSSIPTLQHLYLSENHLKVLPNNAFEDTPLTLLDLSLNPGLVVGLNAFSGLEDSLVHLLLRENHISRLDVDLSSLNHLKLVDLSTNRLSTLPSWNKESSIESLNLGNNHLVTLEYNALVALGSSLKTLYMGSNPLSCCSNLRFFQLMQHSTVDVPDIATVTCVHKQDSEPINILRVTEEMCHSLDNSSRSLTILAILGAALALVVALGFLAKVCYNRRHTNSSTFNA, encoded by the exons ATGAAACTTTCTGACAGTCAACGGAAAGTGAG CAACATCATGGCGGGATTCCACTTGCTGTTCACGGTGGTCCTGGGCCACGTGCTGGGCTCTCTACCTGCCACCAGCCCTCCACACCTGCCCTCTCCGTGCCTGGTG GACGACATGGAAGTGTTCTGCGACGGCCGGAACTTAAGAAGTGCACCCGCTGACCTCCCGCTGGGGATCCAGAAGCTGGATCTATCCCGTAACATTTTTCAAAACCTCACCCGGGAAACGTTGGCGATTCAACCCACCATCCATCATCTGAATCTTCGCTCCAACAAGATACTGTTCATCGAAAGAGGTTTATTCAAGGGAATGAAGCATCTCAAATTCCTAGATCTGTCCAAGAACTCCCTAGATGTCTTCGCCATGTCGAAATCAAGCATCGGAAAACTAGGAGCTGTGGAGTCGCTCGATCTTTCAGGCAATGGGCTTCACACAGGGATGACCAAGTACTTCCTCAGAGATTCGTCGTCACTGGTTAACCTCTCGCTAAATAGCAACAGTCTCACCAAAATAGCCAAAGACACCTTTACTGGCTCTCCGTCTTTGAGGAAAGTCAGCCTGCACAACAATGTCATCCTCGAGATTGAAGATGGTGCATTCAATGTGTTGTTCCGTCTGACAGAACTTGATCTGTCCAAAAACTCCATCACTTGCATCACAGACTTTGATCTTTCTCAGTTACAAATACTCAATCTCAGTAAAAACAGCTTAGAGGCTTTCCAGACCGTATACTCAGATTCAGACTATGAGCTTGTCTCCCTTGACCTGAGCCAAAACAAAATCCATTATTTCCCTCTGGTTCCCAGGAGGAACAAGCTTGCATACTTGGACGTTTCACGGAACAAGCTCCAGGGTGTCAATACTACGGGAACAGCAGAGGAAATAGGAAATTTCAGGGAGCAGTCCTTGGCTCACAATGAATCTGGCCAATACCTCATGCATCAGGACTTCCCAAGTCTGAACTACCTTGATCTCAGCTACAACCAAATGAAAACCATACCGCAGTCCTTTTTCAACAGTATGGTACAGCTGGAGCACCTTAACATAAGCAATAACTGTATTGGGTCATTTCTTGTAGAGGAAGAAAACGGTCTGAATAATTTGAAGGTTTTAGATCTTAGCTATAATTCCTTGCGGGACATGTCGTTTGGAAAAAACACTCTGTTGGCACTGGAAGAGCTCTTCTTACAAGGAAACCTTCTCACCACCATAGAGCCCCACACTTTTCAAGGACGACCTAGACTCAAATACCTGCTACTGCAGCAGAATAACCTACACATTTGCCCATCGAATGCAGAATCATCCTTCAGCAACAATCACAAACATCATCAAGGCTGTGTTGCATTTTCCTCAATTCCGACCTTGCAGCATCTGTATCTCTCAGAAAACCACCTGAAAGTACTGCCCAACAACGCCTTTGAGGACACGCCCCTGACGCTGCTCGACCTGTCACTAAACCCAGGCTTGGTAGTCGGCCTGAACGCCTTTTCTGGCCTAGAGGACTCCCTGGTGCACCTGTTGCTCCGGGAGAACCACATCTCCAGGCTAGACGTGGACCTGTCCTCCTTGAACCATCTCAAACTGGTGGACCTGTCGACCAACCGGCTGTCCACGCTGCCCTCGTGGAACAAGGAGTCGTCCATCGAGTCCCTCAACCTGGGCAACAACCACCTGGTCACGCTGGAGTACAACGCCCTGGTGGCTCTGGGGAGCTCGCTCAAGACCCTGTACATGGGCTCCAACCCGCTCAGCTGCTGCAGCAACCTCCGCTTCTTCCAGCTGATGCAGCACTCCACCGTGGATGTGCCAGACATCGCGACCGTCACCTGCGTGCATAAGCAGGACTCAGAGCCCATCAACATATTGCGAGTGACGGAGGAGATGTGCCACTCGCTGGACAACAGCAGCAGGAGCCTGACCATCCTGGCGATTCTAGGCGCTGCGCTGGCATTGGTGGTTGCTCTGGGGTTCCTGGCCAAGGTGTGTTACAACAGGAGGCATACAAACAGCAGCACCTTCAACGCTTAA